The Streptomyces sp. NBC_00576 genome contains the following window.
CAATGCCCCCCGTGCCGCCGCACAGGCGCACGGGGGGCATTGCCACGCGTCAGCCGGTGTTGCGCAGCCCCGCCGCCACTCCGTTGACCGTGAGGAGCAGGGCGCGGGCGAGGAGCGGGTCGGGGTCGGCGCCCGCTGCCGCGGCGTCGCGCTGGCGCTTGAGCAGGGTGACCTGGAGGTAGGAGATCGGGTCCAGGTAGGCGTCGCGGACGGTGAAGGTCTGCTGGAGGACCGGGTTGGCGTCGAGGAGCTTGTCCTCGCCGGTGATGCGGAGGACTTCGCGGACCGTCAGTTCGTGTTCGGCGCGGATGGTGTCGAAGACGTGCTTGAGGTCGTCGGGGACGAGGGTGTCGACGTAGTGCTGGGCGATGCGCAGGTCGGTCTTCGCGAGGGTCATCTCGACGTTGGAGACGAAGTTGCGGAAGAAGTGCCACTGCCCGTGCATCTCGTCGAGGACGGTGTCGAGGCCGGCGTCACGCAGAGCCTTCAGGCCGGAGCCGACACCGAACCACCCCGGCACGATCTGCCGTGACTGGGTCCAGCCGAACACCCACGGGATGGCGCGCAGGCCGTCGAGGCCGGCGCCGGAGTCGGGGCGGCGGGACGGGCGTGAGCCCAGGTGCAGGTCGGCGAGCTGGTCCACCGGGGTGGCGGCGAAGAAGTACGACGGCAGGTCGGGATCCTCGACGAGGCGGCGGTAGGCGTCGTGGGCCGCGTCGGAGACGAGGTCCATGGCCGCGTCCCAGCGGGCGAGGGACTCGTCGGACTGGCGGGGGGAGGTGTGCAGGGCGGAGGCCTGCAGGGTGGCGGCGACCGTCAGTTCGAGGTTCTCGCGGGCGAGCGAGGGGACCAGGTACTTGTCGGAGATCACCTCGCCCTGCTCGGTCACCTTGATCTCGCCCTCCAGGGTGCCCCAGGGCTGCGCGAGGATCGCGTCGTGGGAGGGGCCGCCACCCCGGCCGACGGTGCCGCCACGGCCGTGGAACAGCCGCAGCCGGACGCCGTAGCGGTGGGCCACGTCGCGCAGGCGGCGCTGGGCGCGGTGGATCTCCCACTGCGAGGTGGTGATGCCGCCGAACTTGGAGGAGTCCGAGTACCCGAGCATGACCTCCTGGACGTCTCCACGCAGCGCGACGAGGCGCCGGTAGGACGGGTCGGAGAGCATGTCCTCCAGGATCGTGTCGGCGGCCTTGAGCTCGTCGGTGGTCTCCAGGAGCGGCACGATGCCGATCTTGGCCCAGCCGCCGTGCAGGTCGATGAGCCCGGCCTCGCGGGCGAGTACGGCGGCGGCGAAGACGTCGTCGGAGCCCTGGCACATCGAGATGATGTACGACTCGATGACCTCGGGTCCGAAGACGGCGAGGGCCTTCTTGACGGTCTCGAACACACCGAGCGTCTTGGCGCCGGCCGCGTCGAGCGGCGCCGGGGTCGGGGCGAGCGGCCTGCGCGAGCGGAGTTCCTTCGCGAGGAGCTTGTTGCGGTACTCGCGGGGCATGTCCTCGTACCGCCAGGACTCCTCGCCGAGGCGGTCGAAGAGCTGGCCGAGGGTGTGGTGGTGGGCGTCGGCGTGTTCCCGTACGTCCATGGTGGCGAGCTGGAGGCCGAAGGCGGCGAGGGTGCGGATCGTCCGGTCCAGGCGGCCGTCGGCGAAGAGGCTGCCTCGGTGTTCGCGCAGAGAGGTCTGGATGAGGGTGAGGTCGGCGAGGAGCTGGCCGGTGCCGAGGTAGTCGCGGCCGGGGGCGTGCGGGGTGCCCTTGGCCAGGCGCTGCTTGGTGTTTTCGAGCTTCTGGCGGATGCAGGTGGCCTTGAGCCGGTAGGGCTCCTCGGCGTTGAGGCGCTTGTAGCGGGGACTGATCTCGGGCAGGAGTTCGATGTCGGCGCGGAGGGACTCCAGGAGCTCCTCGGTGGCGCCCGTGTAGCGGATGGAGTTGGAGAGGAAGCCGCGCAGCTCGTCGATCAGTTCCAGGGCGTCGTTGATGCCGTGCTCGTGCTGGAGGATGAGGACGTCCCAGGTGACCTGCGGGGTCACATTGGGGTTGCCGTCGCGGTCGCCGCCGATCCAGGTGCCGAAGGTGAGGGGCCGGGTGTCGTCGGGAAGCTTGACGCCGACGCGCTCCAGTTCGGCGGTGAGGTCCTCGAGTACGTCGCCGACCGCTCCGGCGTGCAGTTCGTCGAGGTAGTAGATGGCGTTGCGGGCCTCGTCCGCCGGTTCGGGGCGCACGACGCGCAGTTCGTCCGTCTGCCAGACGAGGTCGATGTTCTCGGCCAGACGGGTGTCGTAGCGGCGCCGGTCCGCCTCGATGACGGGGGTCTCCAGCAGGGCGGCGATCCGGCGCAGCTTGTTCAGGACCGAGCGCCTGGCGGCTTCCGTGGGGTGGGCCGTGAAGACCGGGCGAACGTTGAGGTTCTTGACCGTGGCGCGCAGGTGGTCGGGGTCGGCGTCCTTGAGGCGGTCGGCCGTACGGGCGAGGAGGCCGCCCTCGGCGGCGCGCTTGGCGCGCAGTTCGCGGCCTCGGTGGACCTGCTCGGTGACGTTGGCGAGGTGGAAGTAGGTGGAGAAGGCGCGGACGAGCTTGGCGGCGGTCTCCAGCTCGGTGCCGCGCAGCAGTTCGGCGGCGGCCTCGCCGTCCTCGCGGGTCAGATGGCGGACCTTCTCCACGAGTTCCAGCAGCTCAGGGCCCTCCTGGCGGACGAGGGTCTCCCCGAGGAGGTCACCCAGGCGCCGAATGTCGGCGCGCAGTTCGCTGCTGGTCGTAGTGGTGGCCTGGCCATGGTCGTCGGCACTGCTCACAGGTGCGGCTCCTTGCAGTGTGGAGGCTCGGCGGATGGGGTACCCGGCCGGTGTCCGGGCGGGCAGGCCGCGCCGGAACCCGGTGCCGGGCGGCATATAGGGGCGGGGCATCCGGGAAGAAACGAGAGCGGACCGCGCTGTCCGACCGACTCAAGGATAGGTGTCGGGGGGCACGCGCAGAATTTTGGGCTCTTGCCGCCGGGCGACGCGCTGACATACTTACGACGCCGTAGGTTACGCAACCGTAGGGAGCCTGAATCCGAAGGCGACCTCGGATTCCGTACCCCGGCATCTGCCTAGACCCACCACCCCCCAGGGGATGCGCATGACCACGACACCTTCCGACGCGATCGAAGACGCTGGGAAGACGCCCGACGACTCCTCACTGCCCTCGGCCACGCTGGGTGGCGAACAGAAGCGCTCGATCGAACAGATCACGCTTCTCCTCTTCATCACCGTTCCGTTCCTCGCGGTCCTGGCGGCGGTGCCGCTGGCGTGGGGCTGGGGGGTGAGCTGGCTGGACCTCGGCCTGCTCGTCTTCTTCTACTACCTGGGCTGCCACGGCATCACCATCGGCTTCCACCGCTACTTCACGCACGGCGCCTTCAAGGCCAAACGGCCGCTGCGGATCGCGCTCGCGATCGCCGGTTCGATGGCAGTGGAGGGCCCACTGGTGCGCTGGGTGGCCGACCATCGCAAGCACCACAAGTTCTCGGACGCGGAGGGCGACCCGCACTCGCCGTGGCGGTTCGGTGAGACGGTCCCGGCGCTGCTGCGGGGCCTGTGGTGGGCGCACATCGAGTGGATGTTCGACGAAGAGCAGACTCCGCAGGACAAGTACGCGCCCGACCTGATCAAGGACCCGGACATCCGGGCGATCTCCCGTCAGTTCATCTGGTGGGCGATGCTGTCGCTGGCGCTGCCCGCGCTGATCGGCGGCCTGGTGACGATGTCCTGGTGGGGCGCTTTCACGGGCTTCTTCTGGGGCTCGCTGGTCCGCGTCTGCCTGCTCCATCACGTCACCTGGTCGATCAACTCGATCTGCCACGCGGTGGGCAAGCGCCCGTTCAAGTCACGGGACCGCTCGGGGAACGTCTGGTGGCTGGCCGTCCTCTCCTGCGGCGAGTCCTGGCACAACCTGCACCATGCCGACCCGACGTCGGCGCGGCACGGCGTGATGCGCGGGCAGGTCGACTCCTCGGCGCGGCTGATCCGCTGGTTCGAGAAGCTCGGATGGGCCTATGACGTGCGCTGGCCGTCACGCTCGCGTATCGATTCCCGCCGTAACACCGATCAGGACGGCTCCCGGCGCCGGAAGGAGCCCGCGAAGGCGGCATGATTGACAGTGTGGTGACCGACTCCAGCAGCACTCCGAGCAATGAGAAACCGCGGCGCCCCCGCCGTACCCGGATGACGGGTGCCGAGCGCCGGGCCCAGTTGCTGGAGATCGGCCGCACGCTGTTCGCCACGAAGGGCTTCGAGGCGACGTCGGTGGAGGAGATCGCGGCCAAGGCCGGCGTCTCCAAGCCGGTGGTCTACGAGCACTTCGGCGGCAAGGAGGGCCTGTACGCGGTGGTCGTGGACCGCGAGATGCGGCGCCTGCTGGACATGGTGACGAGCTCGTTGACGGCAGGGCATCCGCGCGAACTGTGCGAGCAGGCCGCCTTCGCGCTCCTCGACTACATCGAGGAGTACACGGACGGCTTCCGCATCCTGGTCCGCGACTCCCCCATCCCGCAGTCGACGGGTTCCTTCGCGTCCCTGATCTCGGACATCGCCACCCAGGTGGAGGACATCCTGGGCCGCGAGTTCAAACGCCGCGGCTTCGACCCCAAGCTGGCCCCGCTGTACGCCCAGGCCCTGGTCGGCATGGTCGCGCTGACCGGCCAGTGGTGGCTGGACGTACGCCGCCCGAAGAAGGCCGAGGTGGCGGCACATCTGGTGAATCTGGCGTGGCACGGCCTGGACGGGCTGGAGGCGAAGCCGCGCCTGATCGGGCGGCGGAAGGCTTGAGTCCCCCTCGGGGTTCCGGGGGAGGCGGGTTCAGGCCCGGGTGATCGCGTCGTCGATGGCAAACCCCTTGGCGGGACCGCTCGGAATGACGGCGTCCGCGCCGTAGGGGACTCGATGCTCGTCCTCGTACGTGGCCTTCTTGGGGTTCGGCGCGGTGAGGACGAGTACGACACCCTCCGCGTCGAAGTCATCGATGATCACATAGACGGCGATGCCCGCGCGGGCATACTCACGGCGCTTTCGGACCCTGTCGCGCTCGATGTTGCGTCGGCCCGGCGAGACGACCTCGATGACCATGGGGACCCCAGCGGCATCGACGCCCAGGTCCTCTTCGTCGGGGATCTCGTCAAGGTCCTCAGGGGCGACGAAGATGTCGGGGATCCAGGACTTGCGGCGAAAGATGACATTGCCATCCTGGTACGGAGCATGGTCAGTGCCCGCCAGATGGGCGTCCAGCGCCCGTCGAAGACGGTTGATGAGCACCGTATGACGACGGCGACCGGTGGGCGACACCTCGATGGCTCCCTCGATGATCTCGGCGCGGTAGCCCTCGGGGAGATCCAAGGCCTTCCAGGTCTGCCACAGGATCTCGTCGAGTTCGGAGACCGGCTTGTCGTCCGTCACCGGGATCACCTCGTGTGCGAGAGCGGTCATCATGAAGCACCTCCTCCTTCAGTGTGGGCGCGGGCGCCACTGCGGCACAAGCGACACCCGAACGCTACGGAGGCGAAACGCCTGGTGCGGCCCCTTCTCGCCTGATCATCCGAACGGGTGATCGCGTTCCAGGAACTCCAGTCGGTTGCCCACCGGATCGTAGGAGAAGAAGCGCCTGTGCCCCGGCAGGTCCGCGTCCCAGGTGATCGTCGCTCCACGGGCGGCGAGCAGTTCGGCGTACGCCTCGATGTCGACGACCCGCAGGCCCGGGTGGGCCTTCCTGGCCGCCCGGCAGCAACATTTTCCGCCTCCGGCGGGGGTCTCCTCCACCCCGAGATGCAGTTGTACCGGCCCCGCCTGGAACCAGCATCCGCCCCGCGCGGCCAGGGTCGGCGGCTTCGGGATCTCGGTCATGCCGAGGATGCCGACGTAGTACGCCCGCAGGGCATCCTCCGCCCCGGCCGGCGCGGCCAGCTGCACATGATCAACGGCGGCGATCACAGCTCAGCCCGCCTTCCGCGCCACCGCGAACAGCCGTTGGAACGGCAGCACCGTGCCGTATGCCTCCGTCGGGTACACCGCGCGCAGGAGATCCCGGTACTCGGTGACGAACGCGTCCCGGGCCTCCGGGTCGTCCGCCAGGGCGGTGAGGACGGGGCGCAGTCCCGTCCCCTTGACCCAGTCCAGCACCGGGTCCTCACCCTGCAGAACGTGCAGGTACGTCGTCTCCCACACGTCCGCCTCGCAGCCGAGCCGGGCGAGCCGGTCGAGGTAGACGAGGGGTTCGTGGACGGAGTCGTCGCGGCGCAGTACCTCGCCGAGGCGGCTCTTCCAGCGGGCGCCGGTGCCCAGTTCGCGCATCAGGGCGTGCAGGGGCGCGTCGAGGTTGTTCGGCACCTGGAAGGCGAAGGTCCCGCCGGGCACGACGGCGTCCAGCCAGGCCGGGAACGCGTCGAGGTGTCCCTCGACCCAGTGGAGGGTGGCGTTGGAGACGATCAGGTCGTACGTCTCGCCGGACTCCGCGGGCGCCCAGGCCGAGGCGTCCGCGTGGGCGAAGTCGAGGCGTCCGCCACCGGCCGTGGGTCCCACGTACCGGGCCGCCTGTTCCAGCATCGGCGCGGAGTTGTCGTACCCGGTGATGTGCGCGGTGGGCCAGCGGTCGGCGAGTACGGCGGTGACGTTGCCGGGGCCGCAGCCGAGGTCGGCGATGCGGGCCGGGGCCCCGGGGAGGTCTGGGACTCGGGCGAGCAGGTCGCCGAAGGGGCGGGCGCGGTGGTCGGCGTGGCGGAGGTACTGGGCGGGGTCCCAGGTGGGGGTGGGGGCAGGCATGGGGGGGCTCTCCCGTGAGTGAGGGGGACGATCACCGTCTATGGCTCCACCCTGACGGAGAAGGTCTCTCGATGTCAAGAGACTTGACGTCAAGAGACTTCACATCGACACAACCACTACACTGATCGCCATGGAGGACGAGGTCGATCGGCTGGTCGCTGCGTGGCGCCGGGAGCGCCCGGACCTCGACGTGGAACCACTCGAAGTGCTCAGCCGGGTCAGCAGGCTTGCCCGGCACCTGGACCGTGCGCGCAGGCTGGCGTTCGCCGAGCACGCCCTGGAGCCCTGGGAGTTCGACGTCCTGACCGCACTGCGGCGCGCCGGAAACCCGTATCAGCTCTCCCCCGGGCAACTCCTCACCCAGACACTGGTCACCTCCGGCACGATGACGAACCGTATCGACCGGCTGACGAAGAAGGGCCTGGTGGAGCGCCTCCCCGATCCCAGCGACCGGCGAGGGGTACTGGTCCGGCTCACACCGGAGGGCCAGGACCGGGCGGATCAGGCACTCGCGGGCCTGCTGGACCAGGAGCGCGCGATCCTGGCGGAGCTGTCGCGCGCCCAGCGGGGCGAACTGGCCGGGCTGCTACGCCAGTTGACGGCGCCGTTCGACAACATCCCCGGCTGACACCGGAGTACGGGGACCGATCAGGCGCTGCTGCTCTCCTCCACGCCGATCCGTCCGCCGTGTCCCAGGTCGACGGGGCCGACTCCGGCCCGCCGGGCCAGTGCGACGGCGGCGAGTGTGGAGTGGACGCCGAGCTTGCCCAGCACGTTCTGCATGTGTGTGCGCACGGTGTGCGGGGAGAGGAACAGCCGTTCGGCGACGGCCTTGCGTCCCAGCCCGGCGACCATGCAGCGCAGGACTTCCCGCTCCCTGGGCGTCAGCGACTCGACGAGCCGCTCGCTCTCGGTGCGGTGCTTGCGGGCGGCGGTCAGCTCTCGCAGCACACCGGTGAGCAGGGCGGGCGGCAGATGCGTCTCGTCCCGCAGCACGCCCCGGATGACGGTCAGCAGCCGGGACAGCGAGCAGTCCTTGGCGACCCAACCGGAGGCGCCCGCCTGCAGAGCCAGCGCGGCCCTACGGGGGTCGTCCTTCTCGGCGAGGACCACCGTCCGTACGTGCGGATGTCCCGTACGGACGCCCGCGACCAGCGAGATGCCGTCGACCAGCCCTTCCTCATTGCCCTCCTGCACGGGCACCGCCGACCGCACCCCGGGCACATTGCCGCCCAGGTCGGAGTCGACGAGCAGGACGTCGAACCGGCGGCCCTCGGCGACCGCGCGCTCCAGACTGCGCAGCGCGGCGGGACCGCTGCCGGCGGCGGAGACGTCGACGTCCGGCTCCGCGGCCAGTGCGGCGGCGAGAGACTCGGCGAAGATGCGATGGTCGTCGACGACCAGGACTCGGATACGAACCACTGAAACCCCCTTCCCCGAGCTCATCAAGAGCTGGGGACACCCAATCGTCGGGGGGACAACCCGTGCGGACACGACGCCCGGAGCAGTCCCCGGCTGTTGTTCTGGCCTGGGACGGGGCTGCCGCAGTCACTGACGCACGGCCGCCGCCGTGCGATGACTGCTACCCCCACTCCGGGCGTCGTACCCGACTGTCTCGCCCCCTGATCAGCACCGGCCCCCACCGGTGCTGTTCATCAGGGTACGGCCGGGAGGCAGGAGCGGAAGGTAATTCGCAGAACTGATTGGCCTGGGCGTTTATGGTGTGCCGCATGTTTCGTATTGAGACAGAAGTCGACAAGGAATCGCTCGCTCTGCTCCGGTCGCGGTTGCGCGACACGAACACGGCGGCATCACCTGTCCTGGCCGCCCTGCGCGGCACCCCCGCTGAGCGCGAACTCCCGCTCCACGTATGGGCATTGGACGAGGTCGGAAGCCTGGTGGGCGGCCTGGTCGGCCACACCTGGACGACCTGGCTGCACGTGACGTACCTCTGGGTCGACACCCCACACCGAGGCAGCGGCCTGGGCTCCCGCCTCCTCGCGGAAGCGGAGCGCACGGCACACGAGGAGCGCGCGTGCGGCAACGTACGCCTGGAGACGTGGGACTTCCAGGCACCGGAGTTCTACCAGAAACAGGGGTACGAGGTGGTGTGCGTGATCCCGGATTACCCGCCGGGGGTCACGGAGTACACGCTGACGAAGCGGTTGTCCACCGTCGCACCTGGCTGACGGTCAGACCTTCTTGAGCGCGTCCAGTGTGACGTCGATGTCGATGTCGTAGGGCGCAGTGAGCTTGAGGTGGTCGTGGTGAATGCCTGTGAGGGCGTACGTCTTGTTCACAGGGTCGATCTCGTAGGCACGGACGACCGGGTGCTGGTTGGGGTCGGCCATCTCGACGAGCCAGAAGTACGGGATGCCTGCGGCCGCGTACTTGCGGGGCTTGGCGTCACGGTCGCGGGCCTCGGAGTCGGGGGAGACCACCTCGATGGCGAGCAGGACGTCCTCGGCCTGGAACCGGGTCTGTTCCAAACCGGTGATGGCGGCCGCACGGACGACGGAGAGGTCGGGTTCAGGGCCGTTTCGGCGGTCCAGCACCACGGTCATCTCACGCTCGACACTCAGATCGTCGGGGAGAGTCCGGCGCAGGCCGTTCATCAGCAACTCGATCATCTTGGCGTGGAAACGCCGCTGCGGACTCACAAAAACCAGGCTCCCGTCGATCAGCTCGGTGTGCGGCGGGAGGTCGGGCAGCGTGAACAGGTCGTCCACGGTGTACCCGTCCTGGGGCGGCACCGGCCAGCGGCAGCCGGGCTCAGCGGTCGGCTCGGCGACGGGCTCGGCGGTCATGATTCCTCCCATGGACGGAATTCTCGGCCTGACCCCTCACGGTAACGGGCGGAATCCGGAGCCGTCATCACAAAGGGTGACGTGGTGATCGGGAACCACCTTTTCGCGGCCGGTCCAACCGGAGCTCAGTCGGATCCCGGTGGTGGCCCCATGGGTCCACCCTGGCCATCTGGGTGGCCGTCGGGCTCGGTGAATGCCTGTCGGCTGTGCACGAGCAGCTCACGCAGGGCGGGGCCGGGCTTGCTCTTCCAGATCAGGGCGAGCAGTGCTGGTGTCTCGACGTCATCGATGGTCCGGGCGGTGAGGCGGTCGCGGTGGTTCGCGGCCATCGAGTCGCTGAGGACGGCGACGCCGAGCCCGCGAGCGGCGAGGTCGGCGATGGCATCGGCGGAGCTGGCCTGCAGCGCGATCTCGGGCTGGAGGCTCTGCGCGGCGCAGGCCCGGTCGAATACCGTGCGCAGGCCGGTGCCGGGTGGCATGCACACGAGGGGGTAAGCGGCCAGGTCGCGCAGAGTGACCCGGCGTTCCTCCGCCAGAGGGTGCTCGGCCGGAACCGCCGCGACGAGCCGCTCGCTGATGATTGTCAGCGCGTCCAGCCCGTCGGGGGTGGCGGTCGCCGTACCGATGAGAGCCAGGTCGAGGACGCCGGCGCGCACCCCCTCGACGAGCCGGTCGGAGTTGTCCTCCAGCAGTGAGATCTCGACGCCGGGATGCGCCCGGTGAAACGCGGCGAGGGCGTCGAACAGCGGAGTGATCGTGCAGCCGATGACCATCCCGACCGTGAGCCGGCCCCGGATCAGGTCGGTCACCTCCCCCACCGCCTGCCCTATCGCCTCCGCTGCGGCGAGGGCGTCGCGGGCGGGCCCGAGCGCGGCCTTTCCCGCCGCGGTGAGGGTGGCGGTGCGGGCCGACCGGTCGAAGAGCTCGGCGCCGAGTTCACTCTCCAGCCGGCGGATCTGGGCACTGACGCCGGACTGGCTGATGTGTACCCGCTCTGCGGCCCGGGTGAAGTTCTGCTCTTCGGCGACCGCGACGAAGTACTCCAGCTGCCTCAGTTCCATGACTGGTGATTCTAGTTTCCAGAAGAACCATCTGTTGGACTTCTGGGTGATAGGTGGCCAGGCTGGGAAACGTAGTGAAGTCCCACCCCAGGAGGTAACCGTGCCGGAGTACGAGAAAGCGATGCGGCCCGAGGACATCACCCGCCTGTTCGTCGAACGGTCCAACGCCGGTGACGCGGCCGGAGTCGCCGCGCTCTACGAAGAGGACGCGGTGCTGGCCTACCCGCCCGGCGACCGGACGGTGGGCCGAGAGGCGATCCGCGCGCTGTGGGAGAAGGTGCTGGCCAACCGTCCCCGCTTCGAACCGGAGCAGCCGCTGCCGACGCTGGTCAGCGGGGACATCGCCCTCACCTCGACCCCACCGAAGGACGGCACCGGCGCCCGCGCACAGGTCGTCCGCCGCCAGCCCGATGGAAGCTGGCTGCGCCTGCTCGACCAGCCGGAGTTCGTCCCCCCTACCGGCTGACCAGCCACTCAAGCTGTATCTCGATGACGCGGAGGACGTGGGCGCCTATAAGTTGACCTTCGACTACCTTCGTTCGCAAGCCGCTGACAGTACGGCCTCGACACGGCTGATCTCCGGAACACGCCAGGAACTTGTCCACAAGACTGACATAGCAACTCCCGCCGTGGAAACGGCGGCTTCGACATGGTTCAAGAGCAGCTGCAGCGGCGGCGAGGGCAACGAGTGCGTCGAGGTCGCCCACGCACCATGGTGGGTGGGCGTACGTGACCCCAAGGCGCACGCACGAGGGGCGCTCACCGTGAGCCCAGCCGCCTTCGCCGCGTTCGTCGGCGGGGTGAAGGCAGGGCCCCGGAGTGTTCCGGGAAGATCCTGATCTGACCTGACGGTGTCCCCGTCGGCGGCGGTCCGCTTCGCGTGCAACCTGCCGCTCCTTTCTGCGGCGGTATCCATGCTTCTACGGCAACGGTCTACCTGGGGCCGGGCTCGCCTCTATCGCGTACAGGTATCCGTCCCTGCTGCCGACGTAGACCACGCCGTTCGTCACGACCGGGGACTCCACCGGCCCGCCCGTCTTCACCTTCCACCGCAAACGGCCGTTCTCCGCGCTGACCGCCCACAGGTGGCCGTCGTCGCTGCCGAAGTACACCGTGCCGTCCGCCACCACGGGGGAGGAGCCGACGGGGCCGTCCGTGGTGACGTGCCACCTGATGGCGCCGGTGGTGGCGTTCAGCGCCCACAGCCGGCCGTCCCGGCAGCCTACGTACAGGGTGTTGCCGAAGATCGCGGGTGTGTTCCAGATGCTGCCGCGGGAACTGACCATCATGTGCCAGCGGGGTGCACCGGTGGCGGCGTCCAGCGCCCGTACGGACGGGCTCCGTCCTCCCACGTACAGGGTGCTGTCCTGCACCAGTGGCGTGGCAGGGGACAGATCGTAGATGGGCTCTTTCCAGCGAACCTTGCCGGTGGCCGGGTCGAACGCCCAGACGATCCCGTCCTTGGCGGCCGCGTAGAGGATGCCGTCGGCGAGCACGGGCGCCGACTCCATCTCCCCGCTCCTGCGCTGGTACTTCGCCCTCCAGCGGCGGCGCCCGGTCGCCGCGTCCACGGTCCGCAGGTGCCGGCCGGCGTTGACGTAGTGGACCAGCCCGTTGGCGACGAGGGGCTGGCTGTGGGAGCTCCACCACATCCGCCTGCGCCAGCGGGGCCGGCCGTCGGCGGCGTCGAGGGCGAACAACTCGCCCCGGCCAGCGGCATAGACGGTGTCCCCGGCCACGGTGGGAGAACCCATGCCTCCGGCGTCGGCGTTGGTCCACCGGACGGATCCGTCGGCCGCGTCCACGACCCACAGGCCCCGGCCGGTGACATAGACGGTCCCGTCGGTGACGTACGGCGCCGAGTACACCGCGCTTCCGACGTGCACCCGCCATCGCACGGTTCCGGTTCGCCCGGTTGCGGCCAGTGGGCCCGGGGTGCGGAGCTGGATCCCCTCGCGTGGGCGCACGTTTCCCCGTCGGCACCGGTTGCGCTTTGGCACTATGCCCCCCGTGTCGCGTGCTTTCGGTTCGTCAGAGGTCTTCCGGTGCAGCGGAGTCAGATGTCGCAGGCGTCCTGCCAGTCGCACACGTCGCAGATGACCAGGTGCAGGGCCCGGTCGCTGATGTGCTCGACGGTCGTGTACGGGCTCAGCCGGTCACTGCTCACGCCGCACTGCGGACAGGCCGCGAAAAGGCCCAGGCGGCCGAAGTCGCTGATGGCAAGGACGTGTTCGGAGATGTTGCCCCGAACGGCCGGCGCTGGCACGGCGGTTGAACCGATGTTCACGATCATGGCCGCCGTCGCGTCCGTCATACGGTACGTGCCCCCCGCCAGGCGTACGTGGCGCAGGCTGCCCAGGGAGGGCGGCAGCGGCGTGTCGTCGAGGCGGACGGGCACGAGGCGGGCCTCGCCGGTGCCGGTGAGCCCGCTCGGCAGGCCGGATTCCGCCAGGGCCCCGCCCCACGCGGTTCCGGCGGCGGCCGACCACAGGAGGACGACGGCGTCGTCCGTATCGGCGGAGGGGTTCGCCATACTGCGGGACGCAGGGGAGTCGTCCGGGGCCGTCGTCCACGCGTCGAGTACGAGGTCGGCCCCGACACGCCTCAGCGCGGCCGCCAGAGTGGAAGCCGGTCGCTCGTCCCGTTGCTGGTACGAAAGTCGGGTGCGCATGAGCTCATGGTGCGCCACGGGGGCACGCCATGGCTTGCGCTTTTCGAACACCGGACCAGTTCGTGGACCGCCGTCAGGGAGTTGTGACCCGCGCCGGTCATGGCGCACACGCCCACGGCAAACAGTGTCGCCAGTGCGAAGAGCACGCAGGGGGTTCGAGCTGCTCACCAAGGAGTGCACACAAGGCCGATTTAGCTCGATCGTGTGATCCTCCGCTTGCAGGCTTGCGGTGCCCTGGGCCGTTCGGGTTAGCGTGATCGTGCGACCTGGGACACCGGGTACGGCGTCAGCGTGCGGGGCCCCTGCTCCA
Protein-coding sequences here:
- a CDS encoding toll/interleukin-1 receptor domain-containing protein, whose product is MRTRLSYQQRDERPASTLAAALRRVGADLVLDAWTTAPDDSPASRSMANPSADTDDAVVLLWSAAAGTAWGGALAESGLPSGLTGTGEARLVPVRLDDTPLPPSLGSLRHVRLAGGTYRMTDATAAMIVNIGSTAVPAPAVRGNISEHVLAISDFGRLGLFAACPQCGVSSDRLSPYTTVEHISDRALHLVICDVCDWQDACDI